From Methylococcus capsulatus:
GCGATCATCGATTGGTACTCGCGCCGAGTGCTTGCCTGGCGGATCAGCAACGGCATAGATACCTCGTTCCGCATCGACTGCCTGGAGGATGCGTTGAGCGGTCATGGCGAGCCGGAAATTTTCCACAGCGATCAGGGATCGCAGTTCACGAGCGCCGCGTTCACGGATGTGCTCAAGCGCGGAGGAATCGCCATCAGCATGGACGGGCGCGGCCGCGCCTTGGACAACATCTTTGTCGAACGGCCGTGGCGCAGCGTCAAGCATGAAGATGTGCATCTGAAGGGATACGGCACAGCAGCCGAACTGAGCCTCGGGCTGGCGGAGTATTTCGCTTTCTACCACGGCGAGCGCCCGCGCCAGTCGCTGGGCAACCAGACGCCGAACGCGATCTATGCCAATGGCGTCGGCCGAGGGGCAAGCATCCCAGACCATTTCGGCGTCGCGAGGGGAGAATCCCCTCGCAACAACAGGGCAGCGATGCTCCGCTGCAATTGAAGCGATGGACGCAGCTTAAACTCTGACGAAATCTATCTTGACAGCGGGGTCCAGTTCACGTTACCGCGGCAATCGTCGGTACGTCGCCGGTGTTGCGGCTGGTTCGGGCACATGATCTCGATCCGCGTACGATGCTGCTTGCGCTGGCTTTCAAAGGCATGCGCCTGAGCTGGATTGCCCTGGCGGTGGTGGTCGTCGTGTTACTGTTCAGCCCGAAACGACGGACGTTCCGGCCGTACTCGGCCTGAGTGCCGGCATTGGCCAATCGGTCTCGAACGTACCTCTGGTTGCGCCTCATCTGACCGTTCAGCGTGAAGCCGGTATACCGACCGAGGCGTGGATGCCCTGGCTGTCGGCAGCACGGTGGCGGGGAATTTTCTGATCCTGGGAGCGGCCGGCGCCGTCATCGTCGCTCAGCACGTGGAAAAACATCGGGTTATGCGGGTCTCCATACGATCGCGATGGCTGGCGTGCCGCAGGTCTTGGTGAGCCTGGCCATTTCGTGGGGCTGGCCGCCCGTCTCCCATCCATTTCGCTGAGTTCTCGATCACGACTTTTCGATTTTTCTTGAAAACAGGATCGAATTACTTTAACTTTAATGACGTCGTATTGGGGTCCGTGCCACGCAAGTTTCAGTAGCGTTCGTTCCACCCGGAACCATACCCGCTCCACCTGCTCACTCGCCGTAATACTACGCTCTACGTTTCCATTTTTTTCGAGAGACTCGATATGTCACAACAGCAACAGGGAACCGTTAAATGGTTCAATGAAAGCAAGGGATTTGGTTTTATCCAGCGTGAAAACGGCAGTGATCTTTTCGTTCATTTCCGTTCGATCCAGGGCCAAGGCTTCAAGACCCTGAAAGAAGGCCAGCGGGTGAGCTTCACCGAAGTCGCCGGCCAGAAAGGGCCGCAGGCCGAGAACGTCGTGGTTCTGTAACAACCATCTCGTTATGCCGGGATGGCGTGCGGGCGATAAGCCCGTCGCGTACCGCTACTGACGAAAACAGGCCGCTTCAAGCGGCCTGTTTTTTCCTCTTCACTCAGCGAAACGTTGTGCTTTGTCGCAGCGCTCCGCTCGACCCTCCTTATATGAAGGTGCCCAGCACATGTTGAAACTTTTTGTCAGAAATTTGCCCCCTCAAACCACCGAAGCGGGCCTCAAGGAACTGTTCACCAGCTACGGAAAGGTTTTCGAGCTTCAGCTCAGCCGCGACTTGTTCACCGGCAAGGCGCGCGGTACGGCTTCGGTCAGCATGGAAGGACACGAGGCCCGGAAGGCCATTGAGGCGTTGGACGGTTCCGATTACGAAGGCAAGACGATTTACGTCGCCCTGGACAAGGGACCGCGCTCGGGCGGGCGCGGGCGCCGCTGAGTCTGCATTCACGCTTCAGGTTGAAGCCTGGGCCTTTAGCCAATAGGCTTTTTCGGTCAGGTGACTCAATCCTTTGGCGCGCAATTGCGGATTTCCTTCCAGGGCATCGCGCGCCGACAAGAGTTCGATCCGGTAGGCCGGACTGAATAGGCGCACCACCGTTTCCTCAGGGACGGGGAATGGCGGACCATTCATTTCCGCCGGCTCATACTCCAGCGTGATCAACAGCATGGGAGGGTGATGCGGCAGTAGCCGGAGCATCTGTCCAGCGTAGCGGTCCTGCATTGCCGGCGGCATCGCCACCAGTGCGGCACGGTCGTAGACCGCTCCGATTTCACCCATGAGATCGGGGGTCAGTTCGAAATAGTTGCCGCAGAGCAAACTCATCTCCCCGCTCTGTACGCGGACGAAGCCATGTCCGAGCGGGGTCGTGTCTGCCGACAGTCCATTTTCCCGGAAGAAGTCATCGACCGCGATGGGGCTGAGCTCGTTGCCGAGCACGGCATGTCCTCGATTCCGCAGCCACATCATATCCAGGGATTTGCCACAGAGCGGAACGAAAACTCTGGGGCGCGCAGGATCGACGCATCGAGGCCAGAAGGTTTCCAGCAGCGGATCGACCTGGCTCTGGTGAAAGCCGGTCTGCTTTTGCTGCCAGCGTTCGTGCCAGAAATCGGGATCCATGGCCGGGGGATTTCGTGTGTTCAGTCGGGCCGGCGGGCCGGATAGATCCCTTTCGGGTTATAGCCGTAGACGCCGAACGGGCGGCTGAAAGTGAACGCAGCCGGTCCCACGACCAGCGCATCGCCGGCCTTGCGGAAGGCATCGTGGGGTTCGGCCACCGAGGCGATGCCGGTGAAGGGGCTGGTAGCCAGGAACAGCGTCGTGCCGACGATGGTGGCCACCAGGCCGGCCGGCCGCATGATCAGCACCTCATTGAGCACTTCGACGAAGCTCATGGGGCCTTTCAGGGTGTTGGGCCCCATGGCGGCGGCATTGTGGGCCGTAGCGAAAGCCAGGCACAGCAGGATGAGGCGCAGGATTTTCATGCGTGGGCGAGTATCCATTCCAAAGGTGGGCGAACCGTCTCGTCCCTTGGGCGGGTGACCCCGCAAGAGCACCCGGCAAGTCGTCGGTCGTGTAAGCGGCTAGTTTTGCGCAGGTAGGGCCAAGCTGTCCAGCCGGGGATCTTACCAGGCGCGGATACGCCCCGTGTCCAGATGGACGAAATCGGCTCGGCGGTAATAACCGACGCCGCCATATTGCAACGCCAGCGCGATCTTGCGGATGGTGCGGGTGCTGACGTCGCTCATGCGTAGATCGATCGCCTTCCCTTCCATGTGCAAGCTGTGTTCGGCCACACCGTGGCTGTGTCTGCGCAGCATCCGGTTGGTTTCCGGGGCGCGATAGCCGGAAATGATTTCGAAGGTGCCGTTGGAACGGGTCATCGCGGAGATCGCATAGAGAATGTCGATCAGTCCCGGATCCATGGGATGGCTTTCATCGACGTGGTGATCCCGGAGGAAGTGGCTGAACTGCCGCAGTAACGCCCGGTCGTAGTTTCGCTCGGGGCAGCACACCAGGGTCATGTCTTCGCCGGTATGCTTGTTGTAGAGATAAAGGGTGCGCTCTCGGCTTAAGGAGTACGCGTAGGTGTCGAAGCTGGGGAACAACAGGGCTCCGGTTGCGGCGATCCCTGTACGGGTGAGAAAACTGCGGCGGCTGAGATTGGGTTCGGATCCGCGCGAAGGCGCGCGCAAGGACGACTTGAATCTCATAATTACCCCTATCGGTAGTCGAACATCTCGATGACAGGGTGCGGAAAAAGCCGCTGCGGCCGGAGCCGATGCCAGTGGCTTTTGCGACATCCTGGTGGCCCGAAGGGGCGGTATTACCGCACCCATGATCGGGCAAGGGCCGAACTTTAAGCGCTACGAAGACCCGAAATCAACCCCCGAAGATTGCGGAACCGTGTCGAATCGCCAACGGCGTCGCGTAAACCACGCTGTTTCCGAGGTTCAGAGGAGCTCTGGTCGGATGGCATCGAAATCCGCACCCTGCGGGTGATGACTTGACTTTACCCCGCCCTCACGGACCAGCAGGAACGTCTTGTAGCCCGCTTCCCTGGCGGCGTCCAGTTCGCCTTCGATGTCCGACAGGAACAGGATTTCCGACGGCGGCAGGTTCAGTTCCCGGGCGATGGCGCTGTAGGCGCAAGGTTCCTGCTTCGCCCCGATGCGGGTGTCGAAGTAACCGGAAAACAGCGGCTGCAGATCGCCGACGGCGGTATGGCCGAACAGCAGGCGCTGGGCGTGCACCGAGCCGGAGGAAAACACATACAGAGCGATACCTTGTTCATGCCAGCTCCGGAGCCTGCGGACGGCATCTTCGTATACATGTCCAAAGAAGTCGCGGTTACGGTAGCCTTCTTCCCAGATGAGCCCCTGGAGCGCCTTGAGCGGCGTGATCTTGCGGTCTTCGTCGATCCAGCGGACGAGCTGGGCAATGACCCCTTCATCATCCAGCGAGGCGTTTCCGGCCGCCGCTCTTGCCTCGGCGAGCAGGGCCTGCACAGTGGCGTCTTGGGCATGGCTGCGAACGAAGTCGGCCATGCGGGCGCGAGCATAGGGAAACAGCGTCTCTTTGACGAAGGACAAGGAGGAGGTCGTGCCTTCGATGTCGGTGAGAATCGCGCGGATCATGCGTAATGCTTCAGGTAATCTTCGAGTCTGGGGAACCGGTCACCGATGTCGCTACCGGTGAAATCGGCGACCCAGCCTTCCGCTGTGGTGAACAGCCGGATGCACTTCAGACAGGGTTCGGCGCCCATGTCGAACCAGTGGCGGGTATTCGCGGGGACGCTCAGCAGATCGCCCCCCTCGCAGAGGACGCCGTAGACACGGTCAGCGTGGTGTAGGTAGAACAGGCCGCGGCCTTCGACGAAAAAACGTACCTCGAAGTCGCTGTGCGTGTGCTCGCTCAGGAAGCGAGACCTCAGTTCGCTTTTCTGCGGGTGATCGGGGCCGACGCTGATGACATCGGCCGATTCGAAGCCGTATTTCCGCTTCAGGCGTTCGACCGGTTCGGCGTAAGCCGTGAGGATCGTGTCCGCTCCGGCATCCGGACCAAATGTCCGGTTCGCCTGCCAGCGCTCGAACAGGACGCCAATTCCGGCCAGCCGTGCGGCGATGGCGTCGCCGCCGCGGACGATCTCCGGCGTTCCGGCGCCGGACTCCGGGTGTACGGTCAGAAGGCTCATCGTTTGACTCCGTGCATGTGGGTTTCCAGGGCGAAGAGGAATTCCAGCGCTTCCACATGGCGCAGGGCATCGGCGACCGATCTCCCCCAGGTGTAGAAGCCATGGCCGGCGATGATGTAGGCGTAAATGTCGCCGTGCATCTCGATGTATTCCTCGATTTTCAGGGCGAGGCGGGGAATGTTCTGGTCGTTAGGGAAGATCGGCACAGCAATGCGGGTGGCATGGGTATCGATGCCGGCCAGGGCTTTCAGCAACTCGTAGTCTTCCAGGATGACCTCGCCGGACACCAGCCGCGACAACAGGGTCGAAGCGGGCGAGTGCGGATGCAGCACGGCGCCGGCCTCCGGATAGCGCCGATAAATCCCGGTGTGCAGCAGAGTTTCCGCCGAGGGCTTCCTGCCATCGAGCGAACGGCCTGCGGCGTCCACCAGCATGATGTCCTCCGGGCGCAGCCGGCCTTTGTGCCGGCCGGAAACCGTGATGGCGATCCGGCCGTCGCTGAGGCGGGCGGAAAAATTGCCGCTGGTGGCGGGAACCCAACCGCGGCTGTCGATGAAGCGACCGGCTTCGATGAGTTCGGCCGCGCGGGTTTCGAATTCGGTGTCGCGCAAGATGGAGGTTTGCCAGAGGAAATTGAGAGAGGAAGTGCCGAGATTCTAACGGGACCGGCGGGCCGACTCAAAATCGGCGGTAGCGGGCCGCTGCGCGTTCGGTCGATTCCTTGAGCCGCTGCGGAGGAAAGCGGGCTTTCAGTGATCGTGATGCATCCCGGACATGTCCTGCGGCATGGGGGCATCCGGTGTGGCCAGGACGAAGCCCCAACGTGATTCGGTAAAGCCGGAGAGCCTTACCACCAGGGAGTGGAAATCGACTCCGCTTTCGCTGGCCTTGAGACCGCGGTTTACCATCAGTATCCCCAGGATCAGCACGATGACACCTGAGAACCGGACCAGCTTGGGTTTCAGCCCGGCCGTGATGAGCGTGGCGAACCAACCGAAGCTGAGCATCACCGGCAGCGTCCCCAGGCCGAAAAAGAACATCAGTAGGGCGCCCTCGAGCGGGCTGCTGGTGCCCGCGGCCATGACGTACATGGCTTGCAGCGGGCCGCAGATGATCATGAGACCGTTGAGCAGGCCGATGACGAAGGGGCTGTGGGACCGCCTCGACTGTGTGCCGATGAAGCGCAGCAGGAAGCCCGGGGTCTTGATCTGGAAATGGCTCAGGGCGGGAATCCAGCGCAGCATCCCTAAGCTGAACAGCACGAGGAACAAGCCGGCGGCGATGCCGATGGCGCCCCGAAGCACCGGCGAGAAGGAAAAAATCGAGCCGATCAGGCCGAAAACCGCACCGATCGAAGTGTAGGACAGGGTCTTGCCGATGCCGTAAAGCAGATGAGAGAAGGGAGAGGACTTGCCGCCGCTGGTGGGTTTGGTGGCATAGGCCAGCACCAGTGCCCCGCACATGCCGACGCAGTGGAACCCGGTCAGAAAACCGGTCACGAACAGCAGCCAGTAGTTCATGTCGCGCCCCAGCGCTGGCATCTGGGCCAGGGTGCCCATACGTTCGTCCAGGAAAAGGATCATGATGACGCCCAGGATTCCCAGGGCAATCGCGCCAGGCCGTCTGAGCCAGGCTGAGGGACTCGTGAAGGACCGCCGGTTCGCTGCATTGGTCGAGTTCATAATTCCGATCGGGTTGTGGTACGGACGGTGTTGAAGACAGCCAAGTGGCTTGGAGATTATAAGGCGTGCAGGTTTTCTGCCAGTTTGACCAGGGTCTGTTCCGCCCACGTCTTGCGCCCAGGCGGGAAGGGAGAAAGAGCCTGGGCTTCAAAAGTGCGTGATATCACACAGTTTGCCTGTGTGATACGCCATGGCTTCATGCATCGTTGTCGCCCGCTTGAACCGCCGGTGCTTGTGAATCAAGTAACTGAAGATTGGGCACGAATGTTGAAAAAGATTGTTTCGTCGCAGCATTTATTCTCAATTCAGAGCGAGCCGAACATGAAAACTTCCCGCCTAGTCCATGTGAAAACCCTCGAAAAGCCGAAAACGGCCCGCGCGCTGAAGCAGGATGGGCCCATCGGCCCGCTGCTGATAGGCACCGGTCTCGCCTTTGCTTCCTTGATCCTGGTGCCTGCAATCGCGACCCAGATCGGTCTGGGGACCAGCCTGACCGGCGCTCTCCGGATCGCCCTGATGAAGGCATCGAGCCGCGCCATCCGCGGATCGGGCGACGGTGCCGAGGCTGCGACGATGAGTTTTAGTTGCCATTGATTCATCCCCGTCCGGAGGGGGCCGCCCCAGACTCCGCAAGCTGTCAAGCCGTGCGGAGTTTTTTATGATAACCCATCAACTCAGTTGAATTTTCGTAAGCGACGCCAAGGAGGCGATGGATGGACACCGAACCGCGTGTGTGCGACCTGTGTAGCCTGCCGGTGATCCCCCCCGGTTTTCCCCTGAATACCACCAGCGGGCTCAAGCTCTTCTGCTGTGAAGGCTGCCAGGGCATTTATGCGATGTTGCACGAAGCCGATATCCTGGCGGATGCCGGCCCTGCCCGTATGGATGCGCCGGATTTACCTCATTCGACCGATGACCGATAATCGGCGGCGGTTCTGGATCGCTCCCCTCTAGGGAGCATCGGATTATTCGGCACAGTCAACGAGGAACGAGATCATGGCTCACGTACACGGCGGGAAGACGATGACTGAGGCGGCGATGGGCGCGGCCAAGGCGATGGAGCACGGGATGATGGGTCCGATGGCTGGTATGGAGGGGATGATGAGTCACGGCGCGATGGTCGGCGCCCGCCATCTGGTCCAGTCATCGCACAACGTTGCCACGGTAGCCAAGGGTGCGGCGGTGGGCGCCGCCGCAACGGCGGGAACGCACACCGGCCGCTCCCTGTTCAAGCGGATATTCACCCATCCGCTGGTGCTGTTCGGCCTCGGCATGGCGGCAGGCTATTACATTCACAAATACCGCAAGGAAATCATCGGCTCGGCCATGAGCGTGGCCGAAGGCGGCAAGGACTTTATCCTTCAGCAGCGCGAAAACCTGGAAGACCTGTTGGCCGAACGCCAGGAAGGGTCCGAGCGGGGTGATACCTGAACCGGCAGATCAAAACCAGCCGGTAGCCCGTGGCCAATCCTCCTTGAGATCATGTCACTGAAAAAACAGATAATTTTGCGTTACAACGGTGCCGGCCATGTTCGGTTCGAGCTGCCGGCCCCGCTCTGCGAGGCTCCGGCCCGCACTCAGATCGAGGCAGCCTTACGTGCGCTCGATGGCGTTTATCGGGTCAGCCTGCAGCCTGGCAGCCGCAAACTTTCGGTGCGTTTCGACATCGCCGTGTGCGATCTCAAGGCCATCGGGCGGCGATTGGCCCAACTCGTCGATGCCGGTGTCGCCCAGACGGGTTGGGGGGGGGGCGTGAACGCCCCGGCAGACCGGTCTTTCCGCTGGCTGCGGGCAAAGGCGCAGGAAGCGGGCGAAACCCTGGCGGCCATGAAAATCGTCGCCCGACGGACCCTGAAAAACTCGCCCAAGCTGCTGACGCCGGCGCGGGAAAGAGGATTGATAGAGTTCTTCAACGACGTGCTGGTGCTCTATCTCATCAAACTGCACTGGCACCTCATCACCCAGCACTGGTTGCGACAGCCGCTGCGCTATCGCTACGAGTGGATGGCGGTGTTTTACATGATTTTCCTTCTGGTCCGGTCCCGGCGTCCCCGCAATGTCTGATACCGCAGGGCCGGAGATTGCGATGCTCCGTGGCGCGGCGGCGCCGTTCGCGCATGCCTGGCC
This genomic window contains:
- a CDS encoding IS3 family transposase, with product MPTCRGASKSPPNQVWSTDITYIRLARGFVDLVAIIDWYSRRVLAWRISNGIDTSFRIDCLEDALSGHGEPEIFHSDQGSQFTSAAFTDVLKRGGIAISMDGRGRALDNIFVERPWRSVKHEDVHLKGYGTAAELSLGLAEYFAFYHGERPRQSLGNQTPNAIYANGVGRGASIPDHFGVARGESPRNNRAAMLRCN
- a CDS encoding cold-shock protein; translation: MSQQQQGTVKWFNESKGFGFIQRENGSDLFVHFRSIQGQGFKTLKEGQRVSFTEVAGQKGPQAENVVVL
- a CDS encoding RNA recognition motif domain-containing protein, whose product is MLKLFVRNLPPQTTEAGLKELFTSYGKVFELQLSRDLFTGKARGTASVSMEGHEARKAIEALDGSDYEGKTIYVALDKGPRSGGRGRR
- a CDS encoding thiopurine S-methyltransferase, with amino-acid sequence MDPDFWHERWQQKQTGFHQSQVDPLLETFWPRCVDPARPRVFVPLCGKSLDMMWLRNRGHAVLGNELSPIAVDDFFRENGLSADTTPLGHGFVRVQSGEMSLLCGNYFELTPDLMGEIGAVYDRAALVAMPPAMQDRYAGQMLRLLPHHPPMLLITLEYEPAEMNGPPFPVPEETVVRLFSPAYRIELLSARDALEGNPQLRAKGLSHLTEKAYWLKAQAST
- a CDS encoding YcbK family protein; protein product: MRFKSSLRAPSRGSEPNLSRRSFLTRTGIAATGALLFPSFDTYAYSLSRERTLYLYNKHTGEDMTLVCCPERNYDRALLRQFSHFLRDHHVDESHPMDPGLIDILYAISAMTRSNGTFEIISGYRAPETNRMLRRHSHGVAEHSLHMEGKAIDLRMSDVSTRTIRKIALALQYGGVGYYRRADFVHLDTGRIRAW
- the mtnC gene encoding acireductone synthase, which encodes MIRAILTDIEGTTSSLSFVKETLFPYARARMADFVRSHAQDATVQALLAEARAAAGNASLDDEGVIAQLVRWIDEDRKITPLKALQGLIWEEGYRNRDFFGHVYEDAVRRLRSWHEQGIALYVFSSGSVHAQRLLFGHTAVGDLQPLFSGYFDTRIGAKQEPCAYSAIARELNLPPSEILFLSDIEGELDAAREAGYKTFLLVREGGVKSSHHPQGADFDAIRPELL
- a CDS encoding 1,2-dihydroxy-3-keto-5-methylthiopentene dioxygenase, which gives rise to MSLLTVHPESGAGTPEIVRGGDAIAARLAGIGVLFERWQANRTFGPDAGADTILTAYAEPVERLKRKYGFESADVISVGPDHPQKSELRSRFLSEHTHSDFEVRFFVEGRGLFYLHHADRVYGVLCEGGDLLSVPANTRHWFDMGAEPCLKCIRLFTTAEGWVADFTGSDIGDRFPRLEDYLKHYA
- a CDS encoding methylthioribulose 1-phosphate dehydratase — protein: MLRDTEFETRAAELIEAGRFIDSRGWVPATSGNFSARLSDGRIAITVSGRHKGRLRPEDIMLVDAAGRSLDGRKPSAETLLHTGIYRRYPEAGAVLHPHSPASTLLSRLVSGEVILEDYELLKALAGIDTHATRIAVPIFPNDQNIPRLALKIEEYIEMHGDIYAYIIAGHGFYTWGRSVADALRHVEALEFLFALETHMHGVKR
- a CDS encoding sulfite exporter TauE/SafE family protein, translating into MNSTNAANRRSFTSPSAWLRRPGAIALGILGVIMILFLDERMGTLAQMPALGRDMNYWLLFVTGFLTGFHCVGMCGALVLAYATKPTSGGKSSPFSHLLYGIGKTLSYTSIGAVFGLIGSIFSFSPVLRGAIGIAAGLFLVLFSLGMLRWIPALSHFQIKTPGFLLRFIGTQSRRSHSPFVIGLLNGLMIICGPLQAMYVMAAGTSSPLEGALLMFFFGLGTLPVMLSFGWFATLITAGLKPKLVRFSGVIVLILGILMVNRGLKASESGVDFHSLVVRLSGFTESRWGFVLATPDAPMPQDMSGMHHDH
- a CDS encoding cation transporter, which translates into the protein MSLKKQIILRYNGAGHVRFELPAPLCEAPARTQIEAALRALDGVYRVSLQPGSRKLSVRFDIAVCDLKAIGRRLAQLVDAGVAQTGWGGGVNAPADRSFRWLRAKAQEAGETLAAMKIVARRTLKNSPKLLTPARERGLIEFFNDVLVLYLIKLHWHLITQHWLRQPLRYRYEWMAVFYMIFLLVRSRRPRNV